The following proteins come from a genomic window of Geomonas sp. RF6:
- a CDS encoding shikimate dehydrogenase, which translates to MTVDGRTALTGIVGYPVSHSLSPLMHNAAFGELGLNMVYLPFSVAPEALPQGVAGLAALGVRGFNVTIPHKVAILPLLHEITPEARAIGAVNTVLNRDGLLTGYNTDGIGLLRALEGEFGFYPAGRSVLLLGAGGAARSAVAALSLAGAARVVVANRTKERGEELVASVAPHLPGTLLQSAPFTLLSDAGFLSGFDLLVNTTSVGMGGSAFGDLALTGLPPHAAIYDMVYAPLETPLMEQGRGVGLPVANGIGMLVAQGEAAFTIWTGQQPPAGCMKRAVLEGIGAATLDIVRQSK; encoded by the coding sequence GTGACGGTAGACGGCAGGACAGCCCTCACGGGGATCGTCGGCTACCCGGTCTCCCACTCCCTCTCCCCCCTCATGCACAACGCGGCATTCGGGGAGCTCGGGTTGAATATGGTCTACCTCCCCTTCTCCGTGGCGCCGGAGGCGCTCCCCCAGGGGGTGGCGGGGCTCGCCGCACTCGGGGTGCGGGGGTTCAACGTGACGATCCCCCACAAGGTGGCGATCCTCCCGCTCCTGCACGAGATAACCCCGGAGGCGCGGGCGATCGGGGCGGTGAACACGGTCCTTAACAGGGACGGTCTTCTCACGGGGTACAACACGGACGGGATCGGTCTTTTGCGGGCGCTGGAGGGGGAATTCGGCTTCTACCCGGCGGGGCGCTCGGTCCTTCTGCTCGGGGCCGGCGGCGCGGCGCGCAGTGCGGTCGCCGCGCTCTCTCTTGCCGGCGCCGCACGGGTCGTGGTGGCAAACCGCACGAAGGAGCGGGGGGAGGAACTGGTCGCCTCCGTGGCGCCGCACCTCCCGGGAACGCTCCTTCAGAGCGCCCCCTTTACGCTCCTTTCGGACGCCGGGTTCCTCTCCGGCTTCGACCTGCTGGTGAACACGACCTCGGTGGGGATGGGGGGGAGCGCCTTCGGGGACCTCGCGCTTACGGGGCTCCCTCCGCACGCGGCGATCTACGACATGGTGTACGCCCCGCTGGAGACTCCGCTCATGGAGCAGGGGAGGGGGGTCGGGCTCCCCGTGGCGAACGGGATCGGGATGCTGGTGGCGCAGGGGGAGGCCGCCTTCACGATCTGGACCGGTCAACAGCCTCCCGCCGGATGCATGAAGCGCGCCGTCCTGGAGGGGATAGGGGCGGCAACTCTTGACATCGTCCGACAATCAAAATAG
- the pilB gene encoding type IV-A pilus assembly ATPase PilB: protein MQISRLGELLVGHNMITKDQLKQALAEQKASGGQMRLGSILIRDGLITEEELTSFLSKQYGVPTVNLTDHEVEPGVIKVIPAEIAHKYQIVPVNRAGSTLIIAMSDPSNIFAIDDIKFMTGYNVEVVVVPESAIKNAIDKFYDQSASLADVMDSLEMEEFEVVGDEEEVDLGSLERAVEDAPVVKLVNLILTDAIKKKASDIHIEPYEKSFRVRYRIDGVLYEVMKPPMKLKNAITSRIKIMSELDIAERRLPQDGRIKIKLGGGKDMDFRVSVLPTLFGEKIVLRLLDKSNLQLDMTKLGYEPDALASFQREIHKPFGMVLVTGPTGSGKTVSLYSALAELNKVTENISTAEDPVEFNFAGINQVQMHEDIGLNFASALRAFLRQDPDIIMIGEIRDFETAEIGVKAALTGHLVLSTLHTNDAPSTINRLLNMGIEPFLVASAVNLITAQRLARRVCSECKELDEIPVQALVDAGVPAAEAADFVCYKGRGCSVCNGTGYKGRVGFYQVMPMLEPIRELILNGANTAEIKRESMRLGIKTMRQSGLTKLKEGVTSFEEVLRVTVADD from the coding sequence ATGCAGATAAGCAGACTGGGCGAGCTCCTGGTCGGACACAATATGATCACGAAGGATCAGCTGAAGCAGGCCCTCGCCGAGCAGAAGGCATCGGGGGGGCAGATGCGCCTCGGCTCCATCCTTATCCGGGACGGCCTCATCACCGAGGAGGAGCTCACCTCCTTCCTCTCGAAGCAGTACGGGGTCCCGACGGTGAACCTCACCGACCACGAGGTGGAGCCCGGCGTCATCAAGGTGATCCCCGCCGAGATCGCCCACAAGTACCAGATCGTGCCGGTGAACAGGGCGGGGTCGACCCTCATCATCGCCATGAGCGACCCCTCCAACATCTTCGCCATCGACGATATCAAGTTCATGACCGGGTACAACGTCGAGGTGGTGGTGGTGCCGGAGAGCGCCATCAAGAACGCCATCGACAAGTTCTACGACCAGTCCGCATCGCTGGCGGACGTCATGGACAGCCTCGAGATGGAGGAGTTCGAGGTGGTGGGGGACGAGGAAGAGGTCGATCTCGGCTCCCTGGAGCGCGCCGTCGAGGACGCGCCGGTCGTGAAGCTTGTGAACCTCATCCTCACCGACGCCATCAAGAAAAAGGCGAGCGATATTCACATCGAGCCGTACGAGAAGAGCTTCCGGGTGCGCTACCGCATCGACGGCGTCCTCTACGAGGTCATGAAGCCGCCGATGAAGCTCAAAAACGCCATCACCTCCCGCATAAAGATCATGAGCGAGCTCGACATCGCCGAGCGGCGCCTTCCCCAGGACGGCAGGATAAAGATCAAGCTCGGCGGCGGGAAGGACATGGACTTCCGCGTCTCGGTGCTGCCGACCCTCTTCGGCGAGAAGATCGTTTTGCGACTCCTGGACAAGTCGAACCTGCAGCTCGACATGACGAAGCTCGGTTACGAGCCGGACGCGCTCGCCTCCTTCCAGAGGGAGATCCACAAGCCGTTCGGGATGGTGCTCGTCACCGGACCGACCGGCTCGGGAAAGACCGTCTCCCTCTACTCGGCCCTTGCGGAGCTGAACAAGGTCACGGAGAACATCTCCACCGCGGAGGACCCGGTGGAGTTCAACTTCGCAGGTATCAACCAGGTGCAGATGCACGAGGACATAGGGCTCAACTTCGCCTCCGCGCTGCGCGCCTTCCTGCGCCAGGACCCTGACATCATCATGATCGGCGAGATCCGTGACTTCGAGACCGCGGAGATCGGGGTGAAGGCCGCACTAACCGGCCACCTCGTCCTCTCGACGCTGCACACAAACGACGCCCCCTCCACCATCAACCGTCTCCTGAACATGGGGATCGAGCCGTTCCTGGTGGCAAGCGCCGTGAACCTGATCACCGCCCAGCGCCTCGCGCGGCGCGTCTGTTCCGAGTGCAAGGAGCTGGACGAGATCCCGGTGCAGGCCCTCGTGGACGCAGGGGTCCCCGCGGCGGAAGCGGCCGACTTCGTCTGTTACAAAGGGCGCGGCTGTTCCGTGTGCAACGGCACCGGCTACAAGGGGCGCGTCGGCTTCTACCAGGTCATGCCGATGCTGGAGCCGATCCGGGAGCTCATCCTGAACGGCGCCAACACCGCCGAGATAAAGAGGGAGAGCATGCGCCTCGGCATAAAGACGATGCGCCAGTCCGGGCTTACGAAGTTAAAGGAGGGGGTCACCTCCTTCGAGGAAGTGCTGCGGGTCACCGTGGCTGACGACTGA
- a CDS encoding type IV pilus twitching motility protein PilT — MINFHQLLKDLVERGGSDLHITTNTPPQIRIDGKLTPMDIPPLNAIETKQLCYSILTDAQKHKFEEENELDLSFGVKGLSRFRGNIFIQRGAVAGVFRVIPYRILSFEELGLPPVVTELCGKPRGLILVTGPTGSGKSTTLASMIDKINTDRHDHIVTIEDPIEYLHPHKGCIVNQREVGADTKSFKHALKYVLRQDPDVVLVGELRDLETIEAALTLAETGHLCFATLHTNSCAQTINRIIDVFPSYQQTQVRTQLSFVLEGVLSQMLVPRSDGRGRALALEVMVPNPAIRNLVREDKVHQIYSQMQVGQEKFGMQTMNQSLVAHLAKRNISIDDAIARSPDPDELKQMLSPGGAAMGQRRPMR, encoded by the coding sequence ATGATCAACTTTCACCAGCTACTGAAGGATCTCGTGGAGCGGGGCGGCTCCGACCTGCACATCACCACGAACACGCCGCCGCAGATCCGCATCGACGGGAAGCTCACCCCGATGGACATCCCCCCCCTGAACGCCATCGAGACGAAGCAGCTGTGCTACAGCATCCTCACCGACGCGCAGAAACACAAGTTCGAGGAGGAGAACGAGCTCGACCTCTCTTTCGGGGTAAAGGGGCTCTCCCGCTTCCGCGGCAACATCTTCATCCAGCGCGGCGCGGTGGCAGGGGTCTTCAGGGTCATCCCGTACCGGATCCTCTCCTTCGAGGAACTGGGGCTGCCGCCGGTGGTAACGGAGCTGTGCGGGAAGCCGCGCGGCCTTATCCTCGTCACCGGCCCCACGGGGAGCGGGAAGTCCACCACACTCGCCTCCATGATCGACAAGATCAACACGGACCGGCACGACCACATCGTGACGATCGAGGACCCGATCGAGTACCTGCACCCGCACAAGGGGTGCATCGTGAACCAGCGCGAGGTAGGGGCCGACACGAAGAGCTTCAAGCATGCGCTTAAGTACGTGCTGCGCCAGGACCCGGACGTCGTCCTCGTCGGCGAGTTGCGCGACCTGGAGACGATCGAGGCGGCGCTCACCCTCGCCGAGACGGGGCACCTCTGCTTCGCCACGCTGCACACCAATTCGTGCGCCCAGACCATAAACCGCATCATCGACGTCTTCCCCTCCTACCAGCAGACCCAGGTGCGCACCCAGCTCTCCTTCGTCCTGGAGGGGGTCCTCTCCCAGATGCTCGTGCCGCGCTCCGACGGCCGAGGGCGTGCGCTGGCGCTGGAGGTCATGGTGCCGAACCCGGCGATCAGGAACCTCGTCAGGGAGGACAAGGTGCACCAGATCTACTCCCAGATGCAGGTCGGCCAGGAGAAGTTCGGCATGCAGACGATGAACCAGTCTCTCGTGGCGCACCTCGCGAAGCGGAACATCTCCATCGATGACGCCATCGCCCGCTCCCCCGACCCGGACGAGCTGAAGCAGATGCTCTCTCCCGGCGGGGCCGCCATGGGGCAGCGCCGGCCGATGAGGTAG
- a CDS encoding type II secretion system F family protein, which translates to MPKFSWEARSKAGSVQKGVMEATNSAQVEAQLKRYGFTGITIKEEGKGLGREIKFGSGQKKIQTKELVVFTRQFATMIDSGLPLVQCLDILSGQQENKTFKEVLVKVKESVESGSTFADALSKHPKAFDQLYVNLVAAGEVGGILDTILNRLAAYIEKAMKLKKQVKGAMVYPTTIMAIAVIVVGVILVFVIPTFAKMFADFGGDLPAPTKFVIALSGFLTKYLVVIIAALFGLKFGISKYYATPAGKKNIDRFALNAPIVGPLVRKVAVAKFTRTLGTMISSGVPIMDGLDIVARTAGNKIVEEAIYRVRQSISEGKTIAEPLQESGVFPPMVVQMIAVGEATGAMDAMLNKIADFYDDEVDDAVGAMTAMMEPLLMVFLGTTVGGLVIAMYLPIFKLASTVGG; encoded by the coding sequence ATGCCCAAGTTCAGTTGGGAAGCGAGAAGCAAGGCCGGTTCGGTGCAGAAGGGGGTCATGGAGGCCACCAACAGCGCGCAGGTCGAGGCTCAACTAAAGCGCTACGGCTTCACCGGCATTACCATCAAGGAAGAGGGGAAGGGGCTCGGGCGCGAGATCAAGTTCGGCAGCGGCCAGAAGAAGATCCAGACGAAGGAGCTCGTCGTCTTTACGAGGCAGTTCGCCACCATGATCGACTCCGGCCTCCCGCTGGTGCAGTGCCTGGACATCCTCTCGGGACAGCAGGAAAACAAGACGTTCAAGGAGGTGCTCGTGAAGGTGAAGGAGAGCGTGGAGAGCGGCTCCACCTTCGCCGACGCCCTCTCGAAGCATCCGAAGGCCTTCGACCAGCTCTACGTGAACCTGGTGGCGGCAGGGGAGGTCGGCGGTATCCTCGACACGATCCTGAATCGGCTCGCCGCCTACATCGAGAAGGCGATGAAGCTGAAGAAGCAGGTGAAGGGGGCGATGGTCTATCCGACCACCATCATGGCGATCGCGGTCATCGTCGTCGGCGTCATCCTCGTCTTCGTCATCCCGACCTTTGCAAAGATGTTCGCCGACTTCGGCGGGGACCTCCCCGCGCCGACGAAGTTCGTCATCGCCCTCTCCGGCTTCCTCACGAAGTACCTCGTCGTCATCATCGCAGCTCTCTTTGGGCTGAAGTTCGGCATCTCGAAGTACTACGCCACCCCTGCCGGGAAGAAGAACATCGACCGCTTTGCCCTGAACGCGCCGATCGTCGGCCCCCTGGTGCGCAAGGTCGCGGTGGCGAAGTTCACGAGGACCCTCGGCACGATGATAAGCTCCGGCGTCCCGATCATGGACGGCCTCGACATCGTGGCGAGGACGGCCGGAAACAAGATCGTCGAGGAGGCGATCTACCGGGTGCGCCAGTCGATCTCCGAGGGGAAGACGATCGCGGAGCCGCTGCAGGAGAGCGGGGTCTTCCCGCCGATGGTCGTGCAGATGATCGCAGTCGGCGAGGCGACCGGTGCCATGGACGCCATGCTGAACAAGATCGCGGACTTCTACGATGATGAGGTCGACGATGCGGTGGGTGCCATGACCGCCATGATGGAGCCTCTTCTCATGGTCTTCCTCGGCACGACCGTGGGGGGGCTCGTCATCGCCATGTATCTCCCGATCTTCAAGCTGGCGAGCACGGTGGGCGGTTGA
- a CDS encoding two-component system sensor histidine kinase NtrB, producing MLDRRKVGWFILFRVLTISVFLVSTIFLDLQDSVVSLSGLVRLTVATYLFSLVSLVTLALTDRVTRTLTYAQIVWDVILVTVLILLTGGVSSPYAFLFFLCIISASVLLARSQAYYTASLCVILHGSILDLQFYGRLAPLGLSQIPAQQFGASYLFYLIFLYSSAFYLTAFLAGHLSERARLSETALKEKVIDFEELERLNSSIVSTIDSALLTINREGRIRVFNRYAEILTGCSQLEAYDRPLAEVLPGLSARLPELFGVSQGECEHTAPSGTRLVLSCKSVPLVGIDGDDQGAILDLRDLTEMKRLSLELKRADRLAAVGELSARIAHEIRNPLAAISGSVQLVALRDWVDEKDRKLFSIILRETDRLDGLLREFLAYARPNTPNKTPFGLRQLMADLCALLSRDPRLEKVAIENRVPEALSLVADRDQLKQVFWNLFVNGAEAMSGGGRIVVQAGAQREEGGNLVRIRVTDDGAGMDAEEVKRVFEPFFTTKQVGTGLGLATVYRIVEAHHGRISVESARGTGTTVTIDLPA from the coding sequence ATGCTCGATAGGAGAAAAGTAGGCTGGTTCATCCTCTTCCGGGTGCTGACGATCTCCGTATTCCTCGTCTCCACCATCTTCCTCGACCTCCAGGACAGCGTCGTCTCCCTCTCTGGCCTGGTCCGGCTTACCGTCGCCACCTATCTCTTCTCTCTCGTTTCCCTGGTCACCCTCGCCCTTACCGACAGGGTGACCAGGACCCTCACCTACGCACAGATCGTCTGGGACGTGATCCTCGTCACCGTACTGATCCTCCTCACCGGTGGGGTGAGTTCGCCGTACGCGTTTCTCTTCTTTCTATGCATCATCAGCGCGAGTGTCCTTCTGGCCCGCTCGCAGGCGTACTACACCGCGTCGCTGTGCGTCATCCTGCACGGCTCCATACTCGACCTGCAGTTCTACGGACGCCTCGCCCCGCTGGGGCTGAGCCAGATACCGGCCCAGCAGTTCGGCGCCTCCTACCTCTTTTACCTCATCTTTCTGTACAGCTCCGCCTTCTACCTCACGGCTTTCCTGGCGGGGCACCTCTCGGAGCGCGCGCGTCTCTCGGAGACGGCACTCAAGGAGAAGGTCATCGACTTCGAGGAGCTGGAGCGGCTGAACAGCTCCATCGTCTCCACGATCGACAGTGCGCTCCTCACCATAAACCGTGAGGGGCGCATTCGCGTCTTCAACCGCTACGCCGAGATCCTCACAGGGTGCTCCCAGCTCGAGGCGTACGACCGTCCGCTGGCGGAGGTCCTCCCGGGGCTCTCGGCGCGGCTCCCCGAGCTTTTCGGCGTGAGCCAGGGGGAGTGCGAGCACACCGCACCCTCAGGTACCCGTCTCGTCCTCTCCTGCAAGTCGGTCCCCCTGGTCGGAATAGACGGGGATGACCAGGGGGCCATCCTCGACCTGCGCGACCTCACCGAGATGAAGCGCCTCTCCCTGGAGCTGAAGCGTGCCGACCGGCTCGCGGCGGTGGGGGAGCTCTCCGCCCGCATCGCCCACGAGATCCGCAATCCGCTCGCGGCCATAAGCGGCTCCGTGCAGCTCGTGGCGCTCAGGGACTGGGTCGACGAGAAGGACAGAAAGCTCTTCTCCATCATCCTCAGGGAGACGGACCGGCTGGACGGCCTCCTGCGCGAGTTCCTCGCCTATGCTCGCCCGAACACGCCGAACAAGACCCCCTTCGGGCTGCGACAGCTTATGGCGGACCTCTGCGCGCTCCTCTCCCGCGATCCCAGGCTCGAGAAGGTAGCAATAGAGAACCGGGTGCCGGAGGCGCTCTCCCTCGTGGCCGACCGGGACCAGCTCAAACAGGTCTTCTGGAACCTCTTCGTGAACGGCGCGGAGGCAATGAGCGGCGGAGGGAGGATCGTGGTGCAGGCGGGGGCGCAGCGCGAGGAGGGGGGAAACCTGGTACGGATCCGGGTGACGGATGACGGGGCGGGGATGGACGCGGAGGAGGTGAAGCGCGTCTTCGAGCCGTTCTTCACCACGAAGCAGGTCGGCACCGGGCTCGGGCTTGCCACCGTGTACCGCATAGTGGAGGCGCACCACGGGCGGATCAGCGTGGAGAGCGCGCGCGGGACGGGGACGACGGTGACGATAGATCTCCCCGCCTGA
- a CDS encoding sigma-54-dependent transcriptional regulator: MSAKILVVDDELSMREFLAILLEGEGYTVDQASGAEEALLSMEDKSYDLVISDVSMPGLDGIALLERIKSRSPETAVLMITAFTTAEQAVEAMKLGAYDYIAKPFRVEEVKVLVANALEKRSLVEENRRLKAEVQERFSFSGLIGKSKEMREVYELIEKVAGSTANILIQGESGTGKELAAKAIHYNSPRRSAPFLAVNCGAIPETLIESELFGHARGSFTGAISDRPGLFEQAYGGTLFLDEIGEVPLQLQTKLLRVLQEREFRPVGGTSSVKAEVRIVAASNRNLEEQVQDGSFREDLFYRLNVVQVKMPALRDRTEDVLPLVEHFYRKYSHWSGAGEIITPQALQLLMSYPFPGNVRELENLVERCVVLGSRVITAECLPAKVRDYQAAPPAAEAFEIPEGGMDLQGYLDTLEYRMLVQALERSGGVKKRAASLLGLTFRSFRYRLAKFGMDDD; the protein is encoded by the coding sequence ATGAGCGCAAAGATTCTGGTGGTGGATGACGAACTGAGCATGCGGGAGTTCCTGGCGATACTCCTGGAAGGGGAGGGGTACACTGTCGACCAGGCCTCCGGCGCCGAAGAGGCGCTCCTTTCGATGGAAGACAAAAGCTACGACCTGGTGATTTCAGACGTCAGCATGCCGGGGCTTGACGGCATCGCCCTCCTCGAGCGCATCAAGAGCCGCTCCCCTGAGACGGCGGTCCTCATGATCACCGCCTTCACCACAGCGGAGCAGGCGGTGGAGGCGATGAAGCTCGGCGCCTACGACTACATCGCGAAGCCGTTCCGGGTGGAGGAGGTGAAGGTCCTCGTCGCCAACGCACTGGAGAAGCGCTCCCTTGTGGAGGAGAACCGGCGGCTGAAGGCGGAGGTGCAGGAGCGCTTCAGCTTCAGCGGGCTGATCGGGAAAAGCAAGGAGATGCGGGAGGTGTACGAGCTGATCGAGAAGGTCGCCGGGAGCACCGCCAACATCCTCATCCAGGGGGAGAGCGGCACCGGGAAAGAGCTCGCGGCAAAGGCGATCCACTACAACAGTCCGCGCAGAAGCGCCCCCTTCCTCGCCGTGAACTGCGGCGCCATCCCGGAGACGCTCATCGAGAGCGAGCTCTTCGGGCACGCCAGGGGCTCCTTTACCGGCGCCATCTCCGACCGCCCCGGCCTCTTCGAGCAGGCGTACGGCGGGACCCTTTTTCTGGACGAGATAGGGGAGGTGCCGCTGCAGTTGCAGACGAAGCTTCTTCGGGTCCTGCAGGAGCGTGAATTCCGCCCCGTGGGGGGGACCTCGTCGGTGAAGGCGGAGGTGAGGATCGTTGCCGCCTCCAACCGAAACCTCGAGGAGCAGGTGCAGGACGGCTCCTTCCGCGAGGACCTCTTCTACCGCCTCAACGTCGTGCAGGTGAAGATGCCTGCGCTCCGGGACCGTACGGAGGACGTCCTGCCGCTGGTGGAGCATTTCTACCGGAAGTACTCCCACTGGTCCGGAGCGGGGGAGATCATCACCCCGCAGGCGCTGCAGCTCCTGATGAGCTACCCCTTTCCAGGGAACGTGAGGGAACTGGAGAACCTGGTGGAGCGCTGCGTCGTACTCGGCAGCCGCGTCATCACGGCCGAGTGTCTTCCCGCCAAGGTGCGCGACTACCAGGCTGCCCCCCCGGCCGCGGAGGCCTTCGAGATACCGGAGGGTGGGATGGACCTGCAGGGGTACCTGGACACCCTGGAGTACCGCATGCTGGTGCAGGCACTGGAGCGCAGCGGCGGGGTAAAAAAGCGCGCCGCTTCCCTGCTGGGGCTCACCTTCCGCTCCTTCCGCTACCGTCTGGCAAAATTCGGCATGGACGACGACTGA
- a CDS encoding type IV pilin protein codes for MLRKLKSSKGFTLIELLIVVAIIGILAAIAIPQFSAYRQKAYNSAALSDLKNSKTALESYYADNQHYPE; via the coding sequence ATGTTAAGAAAACTCAAAAGCAGCAAAGGCTTCACGCTCATCGAGCTGTTGATCGTCGTGGCGATCATCGGCATCCTGGCGGCAATCGCCATCCCGCAGTTCTCCGCGTACCGCCAGAAGGCGTACAACTCCGCCGCACTGAGCGACCTGAAGAACTCGAAGACCGCCCTCGAGTCCTACTACGCCGACAACCAGCACTATCCGGAATAA
- a CDS encoding ABC transporter permease subunit has product MSTFENFFRLSITSLLRDRLLYLLLSLAFLVLLLIPLFSMFSLRQVQELSVTLSLSALSLLLLVVAVLTGASSLWRDVEKRYTASVLGLPVSRGALVVGKFLAIATLLAAIAALFGLGSVLAIKVAAASYPADIPVRWDVFAAAVCFEYLKNVMLLSLAFLFSAVSTSFYFPFLASFAIYLAGSASQDVFEMLSGSYGQALLPSSRALIKGIYYLLPNFSAFDLKTQAIYALPLSPGTLVLTCIYFVCYTGLALSVAVWSFSRRELA; this is encoded by the coding sequence ATGTCGACATTCGAGAATTTCTTCCGGTTGAGCATCACCTCCCTTTTGCGTGACCGGCTGCTCTATCTCCTCCTTTCCCTGGCCTTCCTGGTGCTCCTGCTGATTCCGCTTTTCAGCATGTTTTCCCTGCGCCAGGTCCAGGAGCTTTCGGTGACCCTTTCCCTGTCGGCGCTCTCGCTCCTCCTCCTGGTGGTGGCGGTCCTCACCGGCGCCTCCTCTCTCTGGCGCGACGTGGAAAAACGCTACACCGCCTCCGTTCTCGGTCTTCCGGTCTCCAGAGGCGCCCTTGTGGTGGGGAAGTTCCTGGCGATCGCTACGCTGCTGGCCGCTATCGCCGCCCTTTTCGGACTCGGCTCCGTGCTCGCCATCAAGGTGGCGGCGGCGTCGTACCCCGCGGACATCCCGGTGCGCTGGGATGTCTTCGCCGCGGCGGTGTGCTTCGAGTATCTGAAGAACGTGATGCTTCTTTCCCTGGCTTTTCTCTTTTCAGCGGTGAGCACCTCCTTTTACTTCCCTTTTCTCGCCTCCTTTGCCATCTATCTCGCAGGAAGCGCCAGCCAGGACGTCTTCGAGATGCTCAGCGGCTCCTACGGGCAGGCGCTCCTCCCCTCGTCCCGGGCCCTGATCAAGGGGATCTACTACCTGTTGCCGAACTTCTCCGCCTTCGACCTGAAGACCCAGGCGATCTACGCGCTCCCCCTTTCCCCCGGCACACTCGTTCTTACCTGCATCTACTTCGTCTGCTACACGGGACTCGCTCTCTCGGTGGCTGTGTGGAGCTTCTCCAGAAGAGAGCTGGCATGA
- a CDS encoding ABC transporter ATP-binding protein — translation MNALEISGLSKTYRGKKLAKVTALKDLSLEVRPGEVFGFLGPNGAGKSTTIKSIIGLVRPESGSITIFGEPARSPRSRLRVGYLPENPSFYDFLSAREYLLFVGRIFGMSEDAIRTRSHEVLELLDLASAADRPVRGYSKGMVQRLGLAQAMLHDPDLYILDEPMSGLDPIGRALVKEIIKELKTSGKTVFFSTHITADIEVVCDRVGIVGGGRLRAVDSVANILQSGVEGYLLQVNRTGTFEELAVEKSRLQQVLGELCASGAVIERIEPQRKDMEAYLLDVLADDVAVKK, via the coding sequence ATGAATGCACTCGAGATCTCCGGCCTTTCCAAGACCTACCGCGGCAAGAAGCTCGCGAAGGTCACCGCCCTGAAGGACCTCTCGCTGGAGGTGCGTCCCGGCGAGGTCTTCGGCTTCCTGGGGCCGAACGGCGCCGGAAAGAGCACCACCATAAAGTCGATCATCGGGCTCGTGCGCCCGGAGTCGGGGAGCATCACCATCTTCGGTGAGCCGGCCCGTTCCCCCCGCTCCCGCCTGAGGGTGGGGTATCTCCCGGAGAATCCCTCCTTCTACGACTTTCTCTCTGCCCGCGAATATCTCCTCTTCGTGGGGCGCATCTTCGGCATGAGCGAGGACGCCATCAGGACCCGCAGCCATGAGGTGCTGGAGCTCCTCGATCTCGCCTCCGCCGCGGACCGCCCGGTGAGGGGATACAGCAAGGGGATGGTGCAGAGGCTGGGGCTCGCCCAGGCGATGCTGCACGACCCGGACCTGTACATCCTGGACGAGCCGATGAGCGGGCTCGATCCCATCGGCAGGGCGCTCGTGAAGGAGATCATCAAGGAGCTGAAAACGAGCGGGAAAACGGTCTTTTTCAGCACCCACATCACGGCGGACATCGAGGTTGTGTGCGACAGGGTGGGGATCGTTGGCGGGGGGCGCCTGCGGGCCGTTGACAGCGTCGCCAATATCCTGCAAAGTGGCGTCGAAGGTTACCTCCTGCAGGTGAACCGGACCGGCACCTTCGAGGAGCTGGCGGTGGAGAAGTCCCGTCTGCAGCAGGTTCTCGGGGAGCTCTGCGCTAGCGGCGCCGTCATCGAGCGGATCGAGCCGCAGCGCAAGGATATGGAGGCGTATCTACTTGACGTTCTCGCAGACGACGTTGCCGTCAAAAAGTAA